The Gillisia sp. Hel_I_86 genome has a segment encoding these proteins:
- a CDS encoding FAD binding domain-containing protein, with amino-acid sequence MIPSNFSYHKATSIKDAIALSQTHGEEAKYMSGGHSLLPMMKLRFASPEHIIDISKIDGLSYIKEEGDFLKLGALTTQSEMEYSPLIKQKYAIFSDAIKLTADPSVRNVGTIGGNIAHGDAANDQPALMLAMRATIIAEGLNGQRSIPIDEFFHGFYMTALEPSDILIEIQVPKAKNRSGGAYHKVERKVGDYATAGVAVHVELDDSGICQEIGIGLTNVSAVPMRLDRGEDILRGKKITEDLIVQVGAIASEDSEPTSDLRGSEAYKRSIVNTITQRMLRLALERANH; translated from the coding sequence ATGATACCTTCTAATTTCTCGTATCACAAAGCAACATCTATTAAAGATGCCATTGCTTTGTCTCAAACCCATGGGGAAGAAGCAAAGTATATGTCTGGCGGGCATAGTTTGCTTCCCATGATGAAACTTCGATTCGCTTCTCCAGAACACATTATCGACATCAGTAAAATTGATGGCCTATCTTATATTAAAGAAGAAGGTGATTTCCTGAAATTAGGAGCTCTAACAACACAATCGGAAATGGAATACTCTCCGTTAATCAAACAAAAATATGCGATCTTTTCAGATGCCATTAAGCTAACAGCCGATCCTTCTGTTCGAAATGTCGGTACTATTGGTGGTAATATTGCCCACGGTGATGCTGCAAATGATCAACCTGCGTTAATGTTAGCTATGCGGGCTACAATTATTGCAGAAGGTTTAAATGGCCAAAGATCAATTCCTATTGATGAATTCTTCCACGGGTTTTATATGACCGCTTTAGAGCCTTCAGATATTTTAATCGAAATTCAAGTACCAAAAGCCAAAAACCGAAGTGGTGGCGCCTACCATAAAGTAGAACGAAAAGTAGGTGATTATGCAACAGCAGGAGTTGCTGTGCATGTTGAACTAGATGATAGTGGTATTTGCCAGGAAATAGGTATCGGACTCACCAATGTAAGTGCTGTACCAATGCGCTTAGATAGAGGTGAAGACATATTGAGAGGAAAAAAAATAACTGAAGATTTGATTGTTCAAGTAGGCGCAATAGCAAGCGAAGATTCTGAGCCAACCTCCGATTTAAGAGGCTCTGAAGCCTATAAGAGATCTATAGTAAATACGATCACGCAACGCATGCTTCGCTTAGCACTAGAAAGAGCAAATCACTAA
- a CDS encoding (2Fe-2S)-binding protein, which produces MKHTITMTINGESVTAEVDSRLLLVHFIRENLDLTGTHIGCDTSNCGACTIMLNGHSIKSCTYLAVRADGAEITTIEGISPDGTNHPMQQAFHDQHGLHCGFCTPGMVIRSIDLLKNNPNPTEEEIRWGISGNLCRCTGYNNIVKAVQQAAKEMQKESQSV; this is translated from the coding sequence ATGAAACATACAATAACTATGACTATAAATGGAGAAAGCGTAACAGCAGAAGTTGATTCGCGCTTACTCCTTGTCCATTTTATAAGAGAAAATTTAGATTTAACAGGAACGCATATCGGTTGTGATACTTCCAACTGCGGTGCTTGTACAATTATGTTGAATGGCCATTCAATTAAATCTTGTACTTATTTGGCGGTCCGAGCAGATGGTGCAGAAATAACTACTATAGAAGGTATCTCACCAGATGGTACAAATCACCCCATGCAACAGGCCTTTCATGATCAACATGGTTTACATTGCGGATTTTGTACTCCAGGAATGGTTATCCGTTCTATAGATTTATTAAAGAACAACCCTAATCCTACTGAAGAAGAAATTCGCTGGGGTATATCAGGAAACCTGTGCAGATGTACAGGATACAATAATATTGTAAAAGCGGTACAACAAGCGGCTAAAGAAATGCAGAAAGAATCTCAATCAGTCTAA
- a CDS encoding aerobic carbon-monoxide dehydrogenase large subunit: MFKCKTSPEVGGMGHSVKRKEDARFLHGKGTYVDDVKLPGQLTMVMVRSPYAYAKIKNINKEKALAIPGVLAVITGYDLAEYNLHWMPTLLSDTQMVLPTDTIMHQSQEVCAVIATDRYIAVDGAEAVEVDYEPMKALVDPYKALDEGAPLLRPDKEGQKDNQIYHWEKGDREKTDEVIAKADVVVKERIYLPRIHVASIETCGCVASYDKDTEKLKVYLTTQAPHAIRTIIALVAGHIGLSEEKIRIIAPDIGGGFGGKVPMYPSYVVAIAASFLIGKPVKWIEDRSENLVNGFARDYHMDCELAATKDGKIQVFKVSTLADHGYTDSSANPSKYPTGMFSICTGSYDYEHAFAELDAVYTNKAPGGVAYRCSFRVTEAVHAIERMVDKLAAEIGKDPAQLRFENFIKKEQFPYASPLGWSYDSGDYKATLEKAMDMIGYDKYKKEQAEKRAQGKLMGIGICTFTEVVGAGPSKDFDILGIAMFDSAEIRVHPTGKALARFGTKSQGQGHETTYAQILAEELGIPYTDIEVEEGDTDTAPYGLGTYASRSTPTAGAAAAMAARKLKAKGKKIAAYLLEVSEEDIEWEVGKYFVKGAPEKSKTIQDVAFAAYTNFPPGMEPGFEATHYYDPPNLTFPNGAYICVVEVEEETGAIDVKRFVAIDDCGNIINPMIVEGQVHGGLTQGIAPAMYEGIVYDDEGNVLNGTFMDYLVPTAVESPHWETGHTITPSPHHPLGAKGVAESPTVGAPPAIANAIIDALAPLGIKHLDIPITPAKVWEAIQAHKKK, from the coding sequence ATGTTTAAATGTAAAACATCACCAGAGGTAGGCGGAATGGGTCACTCTGTAAAACGAAAAGAAGATGCACGATTTTTACACGGCAAAGGCACTTATGTTGACGATGTAAAATTACCAGGGCAACTAACAATGGTTATGGTACGTAGCCCATACGCTTATGCTAAGATTAAAAATATTAATAAGGAAAAAGCTCTGGCTATTCCCGGAGTATTGGCTGTAATAACCGGCTATGATTTGGCAGAATACAATTTACATTGGATGCCTACTTTATTATCAGATACCCAAATGGTATTGCCAACAGATACTATAATGCACCAATCACAAGAAGTATGTGCCGTGATTGCAACCGATAGATATATTGCGGTTGATGGAGCAGAAGCTGTTGAAGTTGATTACGAGCCAATGAAAGCACTAGTAGATCCATATAAAGCCTTAGATGAAGGTGCTCCTTTGCTGCGCCCTGACAAAGAAGGTCAAAAAGATAATCAAATCTATCATTGGGAAAAAGGAGATAGAGAGAAAACCGATGAAGTTATTGCAAAAGCAGATGTTGTTGTTAAAGAACGCATCTATTTACCAAGAATACATGTGGCTTCTATTGAAACCTGTGGTTGTGTGGCTTCTTATGATAAAGATACAGAGAAATTAAAAGTCTATTTAACTACTCAAGCACCACATGCAATTAGAACTATTATTGCTTTAGTTGCAGGACACATAGGCTTATCTGAAGAGAAAATCCGAATTATCGCTCCAGATATTGGCGGAGGATTTGGAGGAAAAGTTCCAATGTACCCATCGTATGTAGTGGCAATTGCAGCTAGTTTTTTAATTGGAAAACCTGTAAAATGGATTGAAGACAGATCTGAAAATTTAGTAAATGGTTTTGCACGTGATTATCATATGGATTGCGAATTAGCGGCTACCAAAGATGGAAAAATTCAAGTTTTTAAAGTTTCTACTTTAGCAGATCATGGATATACCGATTCTTCAGCAAACCCTTCAAAATATCCAACAGGCATGTTTTCAATCTGTACAGGCTCGTATGATTACGAGCATGCATTTGCAGAATTAGATGCAGTCTATACAAATAAAGCACCAGGAGGTGTAGCATACAGATGCTCATTTCGTGTAACCGAAGCGGTACATGCCATAGAACGTATGGTAGATAAACTGGCTGCTGAAATTGGTAAAGATCCTGCTCAATTGCGTTTTGAAAACTTTATCAAGAAAGAACAATTTCCTTATGCCTCTCCTTTAGGCTGGAGTTACGATAGTGGCGATTACAAAGCCACGCTTGAAAAGGCGATGGATATGATTGGGTATGATAAGTATAAAAAAGAGCAAGCCGAAAAACGTGCCCAGGGAAAATTGATGGGCATCGGAATTTGCACCTTTACAGAAGTAGTAGGCGCAGGACCATCCAAAGACTTTGATATTTTAGGTATTGCGATGTTCGATAGTGCCGAAATACGAGTACATCCTACCGGAAAAGCATTAGCACGTTTCGGAACCAAGTCGCAAGGCCAGGGACACGAAACGACCTATGCGCAGATACTCGCAGAAGAATTAGGGATCCCCTATACCGATATTGAAGTTGAGGAGGGTGATACCGATACGGCTCCTTACGGATTAGGTACTTATGCAAGTAGAAGTACTCCAACCGCAGGTGCCGCAGCAGCTATGGCAGCACGTAAATTAAAGGCCAAGGGTAAGAAAATCGCAGCCTATCTATTAGAAGTAAGCGAGGAGGATATTGAATGGGAAGTAGGGAAGTATTTTGTTAAAGGTGCTCCTGAAAAATCTAAAACAATTCAAGATGTAGCTTTTGCTGCTTATACGAACTTTCCACCGGGAATGGAACCGGGTTTTGAAGCAACACATTACTATGATCCACCAAATTTAACTTTTCCGAACGGCGCATATATCTGTGTTGTTGAAGTAGAAGAGGAAACTGGTGCTATAGATGTAAAACGTTTTGTGGCCATTGATGATTGTGGAAATATAATTAACCCGATGATTGTAGAAGGTCAGGTCCATGGTGGATTAACTCAAGGAATTGCACCGGCAATGTATGAAGGTATCGTATATGACGATGAAGGAAATGTACTTAATGGTACATTTATGGATTATTTAGTGCCAACAGCGGTAGAATCTCCACATTGGGAAACTGGCCATACTATTACGCCATCACCTCATCACCCATTAGGTGCAAAAGGTGTCGCAGAATCACCAACGGTGGGTGCACCACCAGCAATTGCAAATGCTATTATTGATGCATTGGCACCTCTGGGTATTAAGCATTTGGACATACCAATTACCCCAGCAAAAGTTTGGGAGGCAATTCAAGCTCACAAAAAAAAATAG